The genomic window CTTTGGAATAGACGTGTGCATTTTTTAGCGGCAAAAACTACGTTGGTGTCAAATTTTGATTAATTCTTCAGTCCCTGTAAAAGGAATAGTCCGTGTCGTAGCAGGTGTCACTGTAGAGCGAGTCGCTGAACATACTGCTGGAGAGGTCACTGCTGCAGCTAGCCGTCCTACAGATCCCCAGACGGGCCAGGTCATGGCTGCTACCACTGGAGACACTGAGCCGAGTCATGTCTTCCTCGTCACCCCAGAAGGGCGGCCCCTCCCCCCTTGGGGACCGACCCCACTCCTGATGTAGGACGCCGTTAATGCTGATCTCCGGTATGGTTCTGCCGTCCTCGGAAGTGACGTTCTCTGTCGGATTGTTCTGTCGCATGTCACTGTCTGGGTCTCCTGCCCAGTCTGCCATGTCGTCGTTATCTATTGCCAGTAAGCTATGCGTGCTGAAACGCCTGCGCAGATAGTCCACCCTTAACTTCGTTGCTCCAACATGTCGCCGCGGGCGTTGGATTGCTGGAGAGAGCAGCGTGTTCAGGTCGCTACTGGTCAGAGTAATGACGGACGACCGTCGGCGCTTTTTCTTGCTGCCCTGTAGCATCCGCTCCAGCTCGCCTATCCGCTTGGTGGTGGCCTGCAGCTGCTCATTACGCTGGTTCAGCATTTCTGTTAGTTTTGCCATCTAGAATAAAGAACTACTGTATACACTTCTCCAGATGATAAGCAGCCTAGACAATATATCATTTATCTTTCTATTTCTCTCGTGCAGGTAATATGAAATGCATCTTCTCTGATATCACATAATTCACATTCCATGGTTCCTAAAAGCAATGATCATTACTATGGCAGAATCTCACCCTGAACGAGTAGTAGACTTAGTCTCAAAGAATGGAAAACATGATATCAACGACGTTCTTTGCCGACATATTCCACCACACGACGTGTCTGCTATATTCCGCACGTACCTTCTTGGACAGCTGTTCAATCCTCTCCCTTGTAACCTGCAAAACAACATCGTTTTATCAGCCCCTTTTCTTATATCGCTCTTTCTTACAAAGAAGATTAACATCTGACATAAACAATGTTCTTCTTTATGATTTTGAAAGTCACGTGTGCCTCAGGAATTATTAACGTTACCTGACTGTCCAACGTCTTCAGCTGGAGTATGATCTCTGAGATATCATCACCTGGAATAAATCATTGACAGTGCGACTTGGTGAAAACAAGCAACAAGGACGTTATATCTTTCTCGTATTCAGTCCATAAAAGCTCGCACTCTACCAGTTGATTGCACTAGTCTATACTAGTCGTATTTCATACAACATTTATTACAAGATTGGCCGAAAATTGACTTCAGATAGAAGTATTtctaaactattcacctccctCAGTACTTTTAGGCATGGGGACAATCGTCAATCTTTTCTAAAATGAGGATATAAAGGTGTTCTCGCTCTAATAGACTAATCAAAGTTCAATGAAGTAGAAAGGCTGACAGTCATATCTCCAAAGCATGTTTATTAACTGCCATTCCTGGCAAATATTTATCTGATCGTGGGTGGGAAGTAAAAGAGATTAGCAGACAAAGATTAATTAAGATATTCCACGAGACAAGAAGAAATCTTGCTTTTGTTGGCGCCACTGGAGGATCTTGTTGGGAGGGATGTTGTCCGACGTGGCGGGAACTTCAGACAGGTGCTGTCAGACTGTGAGCTGGCGTCCGACCTCCGTCTCTGCATTCTGTAATGCACAGATAGAACGGTTTCCTGGTACTACTAAGGACAGGCTAAACATAACTGTTGTACATACATTACCTAGCATACCACCAACCAATCGATACGTGGTATTTGCAAGGTTATAAAAGACACTCGTAAGTTGAATAGTGCATTGTTATTAACACAACTTCGAGAAGGAAAAATTGGGTTTTCTTGCCTGGATTCTTTGATAGCTTCCATTCGGTCCCGTCCTTGGTCCTCTAGTACTTTTCTGGCTTCTGGATACTCCACCAGAGTCTACAGGAAAGTAAAACTTACACGGTGAAACTTGAAGTTCATGTACCGAATGCTGTAATCATTTACATTGGTGTCCAACATGTTCCTGCATGAGAACATTTTCCCGAATAATATATTTTCTGATATAGCAATTTTCTCAATTCTTGTTATTGCTGTGTTGCTATCTGTTTAACTGCGTTTTGTCGTGCAGAACAATTAGATATAGGAATATTCAACAGCGTTGAAATTTTCACTTACCTCATTTGTCTATTAAAACGCCATCACTGTGTGTGTCGTTACTCGTAAAAAGGGACGACTTACATGGATAAGATCTTTCTTTGACAGACAGAGGAGTTCTGAGTAGCCGACAGACACGACGTCAGCACTTCGGCGGTTACACCCATCGTCAAGCTTCAGCAGGCTGATTTCTCCAAAATAGTTTCCCTCTTTCAGTGTGGCGACCTCTAGCGGCTGGTCCGTGTCAGAGTCTTGGACGTAAACCTGCGTTATATAGTACACCGAAATCTGTTAGTATTTCCGTTTGTATTGAACTATTACGGAGTTGTGGATGATCTTTACAGGCAGGAACTAGATCACTTGCAGTCTTAACAAGAAAATGACCAGAATTTTGAGGAAATTTGTGCTTACCTTGAGTTTCCCATGACTTATGATGTACATCTCCCTGCCGATCTCCCCACTTTTACACACGTAGTCCCCTGGCGTGTAGACCTGGGATCGCAGCTTTAGAGCGAGGTCGCACAGCAAGCCATTCTCGCAATCCTCAAATATCTTCACCTAACAAGGGCGAAACGAACGAGTTAATGATAAACATAGAGTTGTTGAACATCGTGACTGTATTCATGGTACACTTGTAGCCCTCTAACCTTTGCAAGCCGAAAAGCTCTTATGAGTAGTACTGAATAGCTATCGTCTAGACCCAACTTTTGTCTATGTCTGTGGTACTGATTGACTAACCTTACCCTGCATCACACTCGAATGATTTTCTTAATTACAATGTTTTAATGTTGGTGGCCATCTTTGCCATTCCCCGTTTTGTAACACCATTTACCATATTCTCCAGATGTGTGGCAGTGCATATTTGTAGACaacatataacctccttgtagaCAATAGAAATGACCTGGGAGAGATGTACAAACCTTCCTCAGAGTGCCCAAGTGGACATGCACGGCAATCTCTTTGCGCAGGCGCCTTGGCAACATCTCCAAGAACGTGGAGTCGTCCATCGCTTGTGTCCTAGTGATCAAATTCAGACAGGTGATTATCAGATGTTTATTTATAAAGCTCCGTTTCCTGATCTACACATGTGATCTGTTATAAATATGTATAAATTAATTTGTAAATCTATAAATATTTATAAAATATTTCGTAAATTTACAAATTAATTTGTAAATTTATAAGTATTTAAAGAttaatttgtaaattcataaatcaatttgtaaattcataaatcAATTTGTAAATTTATAGATATCTATAAAACAATCTTTAATTTGTAAATAAATTTGTAAATTTAAGCTTTTGTAAATCAATTGGTAAATttataaacatttgtaaattaatTTGTAAATTTAAGAATGTTTATAAATTAATTTGTAAATCTACAAAAAATTATAAACCAAGTTGTAAATTTATGAAATAACCTTCAAATTATAAATTCATAAACTGATTTATAAATTCACAAATATTTATAAGTTAATTCGAAAATGTATGAATCAGTTTATGAATTGATTTGCAAACTTAAAAATAAATTTGTAAATTTATAAACATTCATAGATTAATTTGTAAATGTATAAGTCAAGTTGTAATTTTATAAATATACATAAATCAATTTGTTAATTTATAAACCAATTTTCAAGATTATAGATATTTGTAAATCAATTCTTAAATTTATAGATATCTATAGATTAATTTGTAAATGTATAAATTGAATTGTAAATTTATAAATATTTGATAACTGCAGAGATTCTGACCTGTTCCAGGAGTAGTCCGCCCATCTCTTCACACGGTTCTGCAGAACATCCGGGACATCGTGGTGGTTCAAGTACATCTTAACCCTGTCTAGCCTACAAAGCAGGGAATGCAGAAACAAATAAATATATTCCTTGCAATCCAGTAGTCATTCTCTGCATCTTCTATCAAACCTTTATTCACATGTCTCCTTTATTGACCGCATATTACATCTTTATTTTACCATTTCATATGGGAACATCATATACCATATTCGGTACAATTCCTCCCCTACCTGGCCTGAAACTCCGTCCTTGCGTGACGTAGgctactgatgacgtcacccacGTTCCCCACCACGGTGGCGAAGAGAAACACGCCGATCAGGAACGTCAGTCCCGTAAAGGTGTACTCCTAATGATAGCAGGGCAAAATGTGGCCATGCCGTAACTTTGATAAtgaaataacaataacaatgtaTACTTTCTAAGGTATAATCTTAGAGATATGTCACATGGATACCAAGCATTGAGAGAGACACTCCAAGTAGACAATCTAAGATCCAAATAAAGCATCATCCTTACAACGTTCCCATAATAATTAGGCGAATtgttgtaacacaccaggtttgtccGGGGTGGAGGGTTCTCGCCAATGGTGGTCAAGGTCATAGTAGACCAGTACATGCAGCGGATGTATTTCCTAAACAACGACAATGGTACCATTAACGTGCGTTTCATATCGAAAGCAGAAGACCAGTTGTTAAAAATCAGTGTCCTTTCAAAGGTATGGTATTCTCACTAACTAGCTTAAGCATGGCTCAGGTTGTCATCCCAATTATGCCTTAAGAAAAGCTCATTACCGTGAGCAAGTATAGATTTCTTACTGACACAATGGTGTAAATTACCTACACAACGGTGAAGTCGTAGAGGGGCGACCGTGCTACGAAATGGACGGCATTAATCAAAGTACGCTTTCTAAACACTATGCTAACGTTTATGAAAATATGCTGAGAGCTAATCACCTTATAAAAGGCTGCTCCTCCTCGTCTCCAGGATACACCCACTCGTTCGTACCCAGCCCTTCATACTGACATCAAACACAAAGAGTCAACAGGTCTGGTGCGTTCATAAGCACATATTGGCACACGAAGGTGATATCAATTTTGCAGTATCCAGTCGCTTAACTAAAACGATCCAAAATAGCTGgtcatgaataaaaaaaggaaaagaatcaTTAAAAACCAGTAGAAAAGTAATATCCTACTATAGCCATTAGTCATTGTGGAAAAAGCTCAGTTAACGTGTTCTAATGTAAGGAAcgttgaatacatgtacctccgaCAACATGTAGTACAGACAGGCGATCCAGTGGATGAATGACGCCAGGTACAGGATCAGCACCAGGGCTCTCACGATATTGGGCCGGCTGGTACGGCTAGACATCAGAGGAAGGGGGTGAAGTCGAGACAAAAGACACCGCCAGTGTATGAAGCATTGACTATACTAATGCATGTatatgatgacaataactgCATGAATACACGAAGTATGATTAGCTGgcttcaatttctttttctgcctCTATGACGTTCTAAGgtggtgtaacgttacagtatatACGTACCTATCGGTGAACTGGAAGAAGTCCAGCACCGTCCCCCACTTCAGCAGGCGAGGCAGCCTCAGTATGGGAGGGACACCGTCGCCAACTGTGTTATACAACAGCAAATTTCATCTCATCGAATGCCCGGAAGAGTATTTCCCTGGTGATTGGATATCACTGACTACAAGTTGATCATAGGAAATGCTGTGTATTAGGAGTGGTACGTATACATCTACAGAGAAGCAGCAGAAGACCGTTCTTTCAGTTTGTCAACCCCACCTGCCTAACCATACCTGGTAAGAATGAAGTCAAGACGGGAAGCATGGAGACTAAGTCCCACCGAAACTCCCATTGGCTGCGGTAGTGTCGGCTCAAGCTGGCCAGGTCAGTCACCTGGAAGGCAGTAAAACACGGAAGCAACTATAAGGGGGATCTTAAAGGATTCTAGAGTTACATCTTAATCCCGTTCATTTTGGGGTGTTTTAAGTCAACCGTCAACTTGTCGAGCCATAAACGGATACGATAGAGCTTAGGACATTCTCTGGGGGGCAAGGTCGAAGATTCTAACCAAGATTCCGTCGTCCAGGTAGCCGGTCCGGAAGTGCACAGCGATGTCCGCCAGGTACACCAGGTCCACCACCATGTCCAGCACGTCAAAGTAGGATGACCAATAActctgggggagggggcaatGATATGTAACTCGTGTTTCTATTAGTattattgtttgtatttgtacGAGTTCATTAAGTAAAACAACATGGAAAATTATTGCATTCTGTAGtctgcaaaatcaatgaaaatcgGACAGATTTCTATCAAAACTTATGCATCTGCCTAAAACATCACCGACTCCAAAGTTGCCAATAGTCAAACAAACAATGGTCGCAATAAGCTAAGAGATTCAGAATCGTACCGAAGACTGTATCGTGGACTAACAATCTCACCTCCGAGCTCATCTGCTGAAACGCCGTTCTCAGGATGATGACCCATGTGTTATACAGGACACAGCAGGACACAACTCCCTGGAACAAACATGGTATTACTGCGGATCTTGGGTTAAGAGGATGCAAAATCCGGAATCGATGCGATCTATCAAATTACGGGGTGGTAGTCTGCGGCATGTAAGAGGATTGTCGTGTTATATCATGGCTGCTCTGGTCCCGTAAAAGGCACTTGAGACTATTCAAGTTTGCTTTTCCCAGCGCACTAGCAGCAAGCGATGTAATCAACCATATATGCATTGTACAAAAACAGATATCCTCATTTTCTTTGACGACCTGTTTGTTCCAGGatacaaatgaaaatatgataaaacgCATTTGCCATCATTGTGtttttatagagacaaaaaccTCTGTCTGTACCATCCAAATGTAGACGCTCTCTCCCTCCGGATCCAGGACTCCGTCTGAGTCATCATCCTGTGGACATAACCAATTAAGGGGAAAGGTTGGGCTACATCATGGAAATGTGATTATGCGGGAAACGATATCCAAGGGCATTATAGAGATATATGCATATAACCTGTTCAGGGACAGTTCTGCACTATCATAACGAGATTGGGTATAACCACGTCATACGATACACCCTGGAGATGTAAGACGAAAGAAATCTCTCTTCTGGGAGGAGCAAATCGTATCGCTAGCGAGGAAGCGGGAGACAGTTAAACCTAGCTACCGTGAGAAATTGTATTTGTGGACGCCTTCGAACAATTTATGGTGTACTAAGCAAAACATTTCCTATATGACTAACACATATTTCTCTGAGGTCAAACAGAGCACATCAACGGAACCGTTAGTAGAGGAGACCCCACCTCCACCTGGTCCTCTACCTCCCCGTCACTGTCCCCGCTCGTGTCTGACTCCGGGTCCCGCTCCTCCTGCAGCGCGTCCAGCCGCAGACTCACCCTTCTCATGAAGAACGGCTCGTCCTGGTCAGCACTACTGCCGCATCAGAAACACATGGTAACCGACACGTTCCCGGCAGTTCATTTTTATTCGCTCGTTCAACTTCCTTCCTgtccatgcccccccccccctccaataGATGTACACAATGCACGCAACATTCATTTTAGATAATTGATATTTGGAATACCCTTTTTACGTATGCACAATGTAGAGAAGGGTCGTCGCTTGGTCTGACCCAAGAGTTTCCCTGCATCTCTTGAGGCAATCCTGCACCAACCGATATATTCACTGATTACTTTTGAGATAAGAGTTTCCTTTATACCTCAAAGACCATGTCGGCATGTGCGATTTCGCGTCTTGACAACAATTCTTAAGGTGCTACTAACTAGCAGAAGAATATACTCATAACTTACCTGTCTGAATGCATTGTGTCACGTCTGTCCTTTCCAACAAGCCAGGTGTAACAAGTGATGACGGTAGAATGCCCGACCTTCTTCAAAACTACAGCACACTGTTGAATGAGCAAATGGTGTCTACACTGTACCTACGTGCTATGCTCCAATCGCACCGCTCGTTTCCTAGTAAGCACCCTGTCAGATGAAATGACGTAGATTGACGTCGCTGTATAAGATCAGTGGGTAGTAAATGTTACATCTAATCAGCTTTTACCCAATATGCCTAAAAGAGAAAACAGACTGACTTCTATTTAGCTCCAAGTCAAGATAACAGGTAGCCGGTAACCACTTAGTACCCCCTCGTGGAACACAAGATATCTGCACAGTGGCTGCTGACCCACCGCGAGACTGATGGCTATGGCTCTCAACACAGGAATAACAGGACTGTTGGTCCACACTAAGTACGGGTCAATCTGAGTACGCATGTCTGTGGGCACCGACAGCTATCACATACCTGTTTAGAGGGGTCACCAGTAAACCTCAGCAGCGCTCTTACTGGTCGGTAGGTTTTCTTCTGATCTCAGGACCGGCATTGTTTTCGTCTCATGTCCGGGGAAAATATGGCCTCAATGCAGGCAATACCCAACGATCTGAATAACAACGCGTCTAACGAAGGGTATGTTTCCATGGATACACCAGAGGTTTGCAATTTCTAAGGCTACTCATCAGCAAGGAATTCACTGTCCTCGAAACAATGTGAATGGTCGCTTTGACGACGCTCGTGCCATTTACATCAGTATGAATGCATCGCGTTTGCAATTAACGGCTCAATATATCGACTATACAAGGCTAAACGTTCAGTCAATATTTTTGACAGCCGTTCTGGTGTAACTGGGTACAATCAACAGAAGGAATAGCGACAGCGGCGATCATACCAACGGCTGACAGCCTGCTTTCTGTTTGTACAATAGTTAAAGTAACTCGTACGTCAGGAAATCgggaggaaaggaaaggaaaggaatctcgaaccagtttagctcaaatgaactcaatgaacagatgagctactcttccactggtcgtgacagagaagacagacgctatgtacagtatttacaggttcattgtaccggggaaattccctagctcttttcgacaagcacaatgaacagtggaccacggcttaacgtcccgtcctaaggactgcgactttaacggtagcgtgcatgtcggatgagcgacacagccgggatcgaacccggggcttctagttccagaggcaagatcgctaaccactggactacgcacgctacacaAGATTCCCGGGATGTCATTGACGTGTGGTGATAGATGATTTTCATTAGTTTGAGGCCGATGTTAGACATATGTATGGTGCATTACGCACTACCTGTCCGTCAGTGACGACGGTAGATTTCGTCGGTAGTAGCGACCTTCGTTTCTGTTGTCAGGTTGGTAGGACTGGACTGGATTTATGACACACAATGAAGAAAAAACACGTACATCAAGGTAATGTATGCTACGTGAGTTGTTATTGTGTATCATTAATCCAACCCAGGTTTCTCAAATATTAAAGGAAAGTACTAATGCCCGTTTCGGTCCAAAGATTATTGTGGCTTCAGCAGAAAATCCGAACACGTAAAGACATTAGGTGTACTAATCTCATTTTGTACCCACTTATATACCAGCTGACATAAATTTGATTCCGTATTTCCCGGCCGGAATCTCTGTCGAATGAACAAAACTGTGCACTCCCTCTGACCATGGCAAACTTGCTGCCGTGTACTGTTGGATTGATAATGACTTAGGTATACAGTTACACCTGGTCTCAAGAGCGACTCATGGGACTGAGAAAATTGGTCGGTGAGGGGGCCGTACAGTACATCCGCATGATATACACCTAAGTCCTTACACCTAAATCATGTCCACAGTTTATAAACTCCATAATGTTATGTCAATTGATTTCAATAAACCATTGTTTCACAGTCGGGTTTATCAAATGTGATCGCTGGGTAGGCTGTATTTTCCTAAAACAGCTAAGAAAGTGCCTGCACCATGTCAAAATTCCCACTGGTTCAAGTTGTGCTTTACACGATATTGATACGTTTCCCTGATTTCCCTACCATCACCATCGCCAAAAAGTGGTTGCTTAGGGTAGGATAGTTGGTTGGTTAACAGAGGGTCCATACTATGTAAAATTAACATTGGACGGGACTGTGTTGGTGTGTCTACCGATTGGCGGTGACTGTGCCGGGCGGCTGGCCGGCAAAGTTTGACTGTGTATGGAAAACTCCCTTGATCCAACAAATGGCTTTTTTCACttatgtccatggtgctgaatggaGGATTGCATGACATGCGTTTTGATAAGAAGTGTTTCTAAATTAGCAATAGAGATATTATTCGGGATGCACTCTACTTAATGACGCTACGAATGATCACAATAAAGCATTATCTTATGTTTCACGGGGTCTGTTTTTAGCTAAAGCTAATGTTTCACGACAACGAACCGACCGTAGACATTCTCCCGTTACCAAGGGGTGGACTCTGAACTGACGTACATCCAGTTGGTAATCTAATTTCTACTGCGTTTCAACAATTCTAATAAAGCCTGTGGGTGTTGTAGTGGTACATCTCACGCTTATCAACGCAGCTGTGACCTTAGTAGCCTCCAGTCTGGAACGAGATTAAATTAAGCTGCCTTGATATCATTGGAAAGGCTGGGGCTTATTTTGACCATATAGAATTGCTCGGCTTTTTGCTTAGCTTCTGCACTAATATTGTGCCAAATGGGATAATCATGATCTGTCATGCTATTCAATGTACGTTAGTGCAGTTAACAAGGTACTGTATCGCCTCAACCGTCACCACAAAGCGCCCGTTCCCTCCGCCACCTGTACTTACCGTTAACGTCATTGCTCACACACGTCAGTTTCCACGTTAGCCGGGTAAAAGCACTCAGATATCTTCGAGACAAAAGAAATGACCCAAATTGTGGCTGGGAAACTATCCCAAAAACTTGGTTATTGTTTTCGTTATTTTAAAATGCCAGAGCAGAGGTCATCTCTATTTGCACCGAACAGTGAGCAGGGTTACACGAGACATGGTTGTCTTGTTTTAAAGCAAATTAGGGAAAGGAGAAAATGGTCCtgtatgtttgaaatgttaaaaCCTCACAGATTCATGATGACGGGACCAAACCACGTGACCCTTAAATGGAAAAATACAAGGAAATCATTATGCTTACTGGTAGATTTTGATACCACTTATTGACAGAAAGGAGCGTGCCCATTAACGGACAGCCCTGTCGTAAGACCGACGTGGTCTCCCAAACATTACAATCTTCCGTCCCgatatctgcttgaagactcCATCAATGGATTTCTGAGCACAAAGGGCAGCTGCTGCAGCCATTAGAATTACAAGCATCACAAGATTCAATGACTTTTTGTAGCTAGTATCAAGAGGAGGCGACAGGATTGTATACGTCTTTTGTACGAAACAAGACTACACGATTAGATAACAAATACTGGCCGATTAATTTTTGTACAGAATACATCCTGGCCACGCATTTCTCTCGGCGACTTTTACTGTCACAAGCTGACGACATAGCTACGCTCAACGCGTTAAAAGTACGTGAACGGGAAAAGAGCTTATACgtaaacaaatattcaaaaggACGATAGATTGACAAACGAAGACTAGATTCTAGCAAATTGGACAAGTTAAGATCAAACACGAGTGGTTATCTCTCTATCGTCCATCGAAGTCGCTTCCCTCCGTGGTGTTACAGTCTGTCGTACTTCCTGTAAGTTCTGCGGTGGTGGAGTCTACGCGCAACCGCCCCACTTCACTAGTCTCAGAAACATAGCAGCCTtctgaggtctccgaactcggCATCTCCACATTTACAGAAACTTGGGCCTGCTTCTCCACCCCGTTGACGCAGATAGCGGGCACCTCTACCCTCCTCCGCCGCCGAGAACGTCTCCTCCGCCGCGGACTGCCCGCGGACGATGCGCTGCTTCTCCGTCTCCTCAGTGGGCGTGCATGCGGGGGTGACGGGACGGCTAATGCAGGGTTGTGCTGCTCGGTGTCCGATGCATCACTCTGCATTGGACTCGTGAGTTCGCCATTGAGCTGAGGCATGGATGAGAGTAAGCCAGCAGAGTCCAGAAGACTTTCCAGGACAGACACCCGCCGTAACGCCCGGGTCAGCTCTGTCTGCCGTCTGCTCAGCCGCCGCTGTAGATCGTCACACTAGACAAAAATACTTCGTCTGAGAGGAGGAGGGTGTTCTTTTAAAAGTAGTATAATCAAATTATCAATCCTACGATTACTGAATGATGTGTCCAATGATGGATAAAATCAAAGGGCTAGAGGTGTATATGAATGCCCTAAATGTAATTGATCAGAATGTCTAAGGTTGATTTTAGTGttaacaaaaaacacacaatgataacaacagaataaaaaaaaggtacacaAAATACTCTAATCTTATTGGCCAAATGATAACTTTGGAAAGCATGCCACTAAGGCAAGAAGAGCCCAGCATGCAAAGAAAACCAATGGGTAGGAATGaagggaaggaaagaaagaaagaattacAACAAAAGTTAAAATCACGTTGTGACACTATTGTTACCTTTTCAGACAGACCTCGAACCCTTTCGCGTGTAACCTGTGTGTGAGTCAAAAACGAAAAGAAATAATGATGATACAATGTAGAAATTGTTGGCATCTTCGCCATCAGAGTAGTATGTGCCTTTCTGTAAACTTTACCACATTCACTTTCtcaaagaaaagaacaaaatgcAACTAAAACTATGTATTAGATTTACCTAGTATTGGCTGATATTGACATACCTGACTGTCAAATGTACGGAGTTCCTCTATGATACTTCTCAGCTCGGCTAGTTCCTTCCCCGGACTGATCCCGCTCGTGCTCCCCCCTCTGTGGGATTTCCTATTCGTACTCTGGGACGCCTCAAAGCCGTCAGCATCGGTCGCACCTCTGCACCAACATGCATCACGTTAACATCATTCAACTCCAGAGTCGCTAAGCGACAGACACAAAGTGCTTCTCAGGGATATTTCTCAGATTCTCCCGTCATCATTTCATGAATGCCTTCTTTGAAAATATGCACTTACTAAAGCTTcgcttgtgttgtgttgtcacCACAGAATTTAAATGACATGATTCAACCCAAATGATTTGGGCACTAAGTACATAAATGACTGACAGATCTAAACTGGTCTCAAAGAAACGTCATAAGAGTAAGAACAagtacaatttttgtgtttgagAATGTTGGACATTGGCTATAGAATAGGCTTACCTTGCTTCCTTATTTTGTCCAAGTCTGAAAGAAGAACAGTGACAAGGGTTAGACTTAGTTTCTATCTCATAAAAAAGAGTTACAACACTGACAAGATATAAGCAACGTTCAAACCTTCTGACTTCTGAATCTACCGGCAGTGTAAGATGACTGATAGAAATAATCGAAATGGTTATTCTAAAATTCCATTATGCAAGCAATATGCTATACTTGTAACGTATTACATACACCCTATTCTCATCAAATGACCCAAAATACATATCAACATAGggtgaaatagataaacaaacaaacaaagaaacaaacctaCCTTTCCTTGGCCTGGGCTTCCAGGAGCTTCTTAGCATCCGGGTACTCAATCAGAGCCTGGAAAGGAAGAGAACAGCTTATTCAATGCGAGCATTTCTC from Branchiostoma lanceolatum isolate klBraLanc5 chromosome 4, klBraLanc5.hap2, whole genome shotgun sequence includes these protein-coding regions:
- the LOC136432914 gene encoding cyclic nucleotide-gated channel alpha-1-like, yielding MGVVSCCVLYNTWVIILRTAFQQMSSESYWSSYFDVLDMVVDLVYLADIAVHFRTGYLDDGILVTDLASLSRHYRSQWEFRWDLVSMLPVLTSFLPVGDGVPPILRLPRLLKWGTVLDFFQFTDSRTSRPNIVRALVLILYLASFIHWIACLYYMLSEYEGLGTNEWVYPGDEEEQPFIRKYIRCMYWSTMTLTTIGENPPPRTNLEYTFTGLTFLIGVFLFATVVGNVGDVISSLRHARTEFQARLDRVKMYLNHHDVPDVLQNRVKRWADYSWNRTQAMDDSTFLEMLPRRLRKEIAVHVHLGTLRKVKIFEDCENGLLCDLALKLRSQVYTPGDYVCKSGEIGREMYIISHGKLKVYVQDSDTDQPLEVATLKEGNYFGEISLLKLDDGCNRRSADVVSVGYSELLCLSKKDLIHTLVEYPEARKVLEDQGRDRMEAIKESRQENPIFPSRSCVNNNALFNLRVSFITLQIPRIDWLVVC